The Hevea brasiliensis isolate MT/VB/25A 57/8 chromosome 9, ASM3005281v1, whole genome shotgun sequence nucleotide sequence CAAAGatttcacctaaggttagtatgctaaacttcttattttccatttaaatgcatatgtgatgttgtaatgagcttgtaaataaccttaaaatgaaataaaaattggaagaggactaaactgaaatttcgtccagcttggagggagggtgattttgtatggtttgagggttttgaatgagtgtaggaaccttacttagttgattgattagcattaaaaccattagatgtagttaattgcatgaaatgtatgagttagggtttgaatgctagggtttgtgaaccaaaatttggagaaatgcttaaatgatgactttggtctattatgagatgaaaaatggtcaataatgaccaaaagagatgtgtgggaattgttggaatgaaaaccaaattcgtaggtcaaatggtcatgctgctggcagcatgaccaaacctactttgaaggaccaaaacaggaattttacaagcccaattgatatgctaccaattggagatgaaaatagacataaaatagcacaattttcatcaaggaaccatggccaaaaactgaccaaaacttagtgaaacaattgaccaaagtgaaatgagagcaggctgccactgcaccaaacttaccaaatgaacagtaactgttcatttggtcataattcgagctagacaggtcaaattgacctgaaattttaccagcaattagataagatatagatctaaaactttcatgaagaacatcaccccaaattatgccattaacccattcaaattattgagcaaagttgagttactgtacctgcgattctgcagaattccatttgagcagtaatgtttgaagggctataactctctctaggaaactccgatttaggcgattcttgaaccgatggaaacctaagacatagtagaacatttcgtatgaaagaaattagaccaaattatagacttaacttgatcaaattactgaacgaagttggataaaaaatctgccagaaccaaaattgcagcatgaacagtgcacgtgaacagtaattgtattttggctataacttgagctacaaaactccaattggggtgattcaaaaatgagaatacacttaagacaataaggaacattttctatgaaggaaggttttccaaattccaacaataaaaggactaatgaaatagtgcaacttaggaccccaaaaccgaaaattggcaattttgcctaaaagacttaggatttaagtaaataaccaaaaccaacaagtttagtgaccaaaatgtggtatgtgggtgaagttggagttcccatacctattaagccttagaaagtcaactatttgacttgaatagtataatgaatagtaacccgaaacacaaaatttcaagaacatcgagttaagcgcgttagagctaggtaaaagtgaagctaaatttattttggatttatgttaagttctagtactgaaacattgtaaaattgtgtgtttcagttgaaaagaataccggaaaggaacccgaggaaccgagtcgaggccaagaggtgactcgcttgaggtttgtgcacaactaactcttttgttatttttcaatttcaaattgatttgaaataaatttattgtatgatttatgatttttgttgtgttgagaattttaacttattgaatgaaattgtataatttgaatataaattttcttatgcatttaaggatttattgcattattttgaggattgtaaattttaagtttgaagtgttgccaaccttgagcatgaatttatgatgattaaatatgttgatttgtaaatactttgcaaatagaaattgttttgaatatgatttgaaaccacagttgacatgacaaaatatgttgtgaattctcattagtttgtctagtgagataactcctccacttgatggggcgagtttcttcctctctggcttgccagttggggaatgatgtgaatgagtactcatatatactagctagtctttgtttctcccttttagcctcggttattgggagaatgtgaaatgtcgtggtgtacaacacggcatctatgtgaattttgggtcatgggttcgacagtgtgtattgttggcaacgccctttaaattatgcatgatttgataaattgtgattgaaataaataatttgtcaatgattcaaaaaatttttcattgtctcggaatttaaaagaaatgtaaataaatagttactatttgatcaaaatgttattcgaatgaataatttgcatgaatgaaaatgttgatttctgaaggtcatggattttgaagaatttagaaattttaaaattctatttgttatgaattgtcaagcataaattgtattaagttttaaattattagtttgtgcaccactgagttcaccactcagcgatagcttcgtatgctgtcgcagatatagagactagaggagcagcagactgagctgctgaggtgtgagggactatcagcttaaagtcttcgggtataatttataccctaactgtaaatatttcttttgatgtatatattgcacataaatgtatggacatgtaaaaatgggtcttgagcagtttgtataaaatttgtataaagttgtaatatacattgtagtttgaaattctcttaatgtaaattttgtaatgttgtatctaaattgttttgattctaatgaaatatgaatggaactattttatttaatttgaatgaaatgtattgttagtattttgaggattattgaactttgaacttgagaaatttattgaaatgattgtgaaattgattgagtttgattgtgaaattgaaacagttgttgagaaaaaattttagaagtgctttttacaggtatttgaagaattggtttctcaaaatacagacagaactctgtcaaaatttttataaaatttgcggaaaaataaaatgggccaaaagttttaactagtttttaatttcaattaaatgttttaaatacctattagaaaatgctcaccacttaccaaaaataagaaaattgttttaaaatcccttgtagggtacttaatgagttatcggtaggtgaagttcggtagttcattaggtattctacgggatcatattatgccttacagaggggtaaggtgtgacatgtaggaacccgtagcaagcctaaaacctGAGAAGCACACATACATTCCTGCATTTCACTAATTAAACATATTTCAAATCATTACGCCTTAGTCTTTTCATCCATGCATAAACATTCTTAATATAAAAATGgtttataatttgaattttaaCATACATAAGACCCAAAGGGTAGTGGTTCTACATGCATGCTTCCACAAGGGATAACATATTATATACATCATCATACTTGATAATATTACATAActccaatttttctttaatcaCCAGCACAACATTATCTATTCATAAATTatatgtccatatacccatacatcatACATCAAGGAAGGGCTAAGGCTACCCCTGATACTCTCTCTTTTAGGAACTCTTTTAGTCCTGCAACTTTGCATTTGGGAGTTAGGGGAATggggtaagcttacacaagctcagtgagtaaactaaccatcattaattgtatcattcattcatacatgTGCAATGCATCATTCACGAGGATTTTCACATTACAAACATTTCACGTAAAATGGATATTATCAACAGTAACTCTCCAAACTTTCCTTTTAAACATGACCTGTGTCATGTACCCTGGGGCAACTTACAGATCTCCCTTGAAGGGTAACTTAAAGATCTCCCCATGGGATTTACATTATGGATGCATAACATACATAATGTTACATGGTCAAAATATGGGGAGAGTTAGTGGGTCATCCAATATCCATCAATGCACCAATAAcaaattatgcaattatgcaacatcTTTATATTCTATATGCATAGATCCTAATAAATATGACTTGATGCATTAGGATGcttattaattacatataaatggTTTTCGTTTCATTAatgttagagttactcacctcttgtagcctatcaaccaccttACTCGAATAAGAGTTATCCTTGGATTCTTATCCTTTTGAGTCCCTCAAGCCCGATCTTATAAAATTGGACCCTAGAGTATTATATAAGGTTTTAAAAATCTATACATATCATAAATATCCTATTCTAAGCCCTTAGAAACCGTGAAACCATATCTTGGAACCTtagaaaagaaggaagaaaaagtcaGGCAGAACCCACTTCGGCTGCTGAAGTTTTAGGCTTCAGACGATATTTTTATCCAATGCTGACTTTGGCTATTGAAcctaaaatattttcaaattttttgaGAAATTGCATGCTTCGGCAGTCGAACCTCTAGCTTTGGCTACCAAACTTGAAAATTTCCAAAATTTCTAAGTTAAAAACCTATAGATTCCTTCTCCCATTAACATCCAAACTCATTTTAAAGTTTCAAAACATAATCCCATCACATTTACACATCTTTAAGGCCTAATGTAACTTGGAAACATGTTTAATACCCACATACATTATTaaaaaactcaaatcctaggttttccccaaaccTAACATAGCATATGCATGGATTTCTTCAAATATATCATGGAAAACTAGCCATTTAAAGCCTATAACACTTAAACATAATTATTCTAATAATAAAACATAAGATTTCCTCATAAATCACAAAACTCTAATCCTAACATGCATAAATTTCCCCCAAAACTTAACTTAaaacaatttttcatgaaatcaAAATTATAGAAACCTCATTCCTAATCAAATTTCCTGAATCTACtcattagatcaagaagaaaaggAAGTTACCTGTTTTCTTGGAGCTTTGAGGTTGGAGAACCAAAACTTCAAAACTTGAATCTACTCTTTCACgcttctaaatggaagaatctCCCTCTAGATCTTCAAAAATCTaaagaaatctcttcaaagagctccttATAAGCCCAAgtaattgagagagagagaaaagaagaaaaatccaAGTGTTTTGGTAGCAAAATAGGCTTTGGATCCCTTTTATACCCTCTCTATCAAAGGGCTTCGGCTATCGAGgttgtttctgtccaaaagagcttttgggcagcaaaaagggGCTTTAGGTATCAAAAGTCCATGTTTTGGCTGCCAAAACTCCTTCTACTAGAAatactcacttaaaaatttttaaaacatttttcGTTCTTAAATACAATTCGAAAATTTCACACATACATAAACATACATTCACATCTTATTGCCACTATCTTGTTAGTAAAGTTTTATTTTTCACTAGAATATTCCGTTAAATATAGATATTCTGATATTAAAAAATAGCGGGTATTACATTAACGGAGatcaaaaggaaaaattaagccaTTTTTCAACAAAATGGCATCCTCTTTTCAAAAGGggaagtcattttatgaactttaataatcttattaaaatgttaaaaaatttATACATATATGGCATAAACACATATGTATTATTAGTTTAACATTACaaccaaataatgaaaaattttttcatggaaaatatttttttagaaaacaaTTTACATAGAAATCATTTTCCATATGTAAATTTTTCGTAAAATAAATGGAGTTTAAGAGTGGCTCATTTTGACTTACTAGCATTTATTCTTTATAAGTATCAGGTCTGAATGCAAACTAGTTGAGAAAATAGCCAACGATGTTTCAGAGAAATTAAGACACGCCTCTTCAAGTGATTCTTACAATGATAACTTAGTTGGAATTGATTCACGTGTCAAGAAAGTGGAATCCTTGTTATGTATTGAATCAACAAATGATAAAAGGGCCATAGGAATTTGGGGAATGGGAGGTATTGGCAAGACAACTATTGCTGGTGAAGTATTTAGTCGAATTATGGCTAAATTTGACGGTCACTATTTTGTTGATAATGTCAGAGAGGAAATGAGAAAGCAAAGACCAATTGTTTTACGAGATAAAATCATTCATCAATTGTTAGGAgacaaaaatttatatataaacacACCTAAGTTACATGCTTTCATTAGGAGAAGACTTAAGAACAAAAAGGTTGTTATTGTTTTCGATGATGTGGATGATCCAAACCATTTAAAGCTTCTAGCAGGAGAGTGTGCTTTATATCATAATGGAAGTAGAATCATTGTAACGAGCAGAGATAGGCACGTGCATAAGAATGTTTGCCCCGAGGATTATATATATGaggttgaaaaattaaattatgatgaaGATCTTTGTCTTTTTAGCTTGTATGCATTCAAACAAAATCATCCCAAGAAAGGATATGTGAATATATCGAAGAAGGTGATAGCATATGCTCAAGGCATTCCACTGGCTCTTAGAATTTTAGGCTCTACTTTGTATGACAAGGAGATTGAAGAATGGGAAAGTGAGCTGGAAAAACTAAAAGATATTCCTGATATGAACATTCAAGCAGTTTTGAAAATAAGTTATGATGGACTAGAGCGACATGAAAAGAGCATATTTCTTGATATTGCATGTTTGCTAAAAGAGGAGCTTAAAGATCGTGTTGAGAGAATATTAGAAGGTTGTGATTTTTTTCCAAGAAGAGCgataagtcatctaattgataAATCTCTTGTGACTGATTCAAACGGTAGGATGGGTATGCATGACTTGTTACAACAAATGGGGAAGGATATTATTTATGAGGAATCCAAACAGCTTGGAGAACGCAGCAGGTTGTGGAAATATAAGGATATTTGTCATGTATTGACAACAAATGCTGTAAGGACCAAACTAACCTATACATCTTCTTTCTTTACCATATATATTTAAGTTTTGTAAGAAAACCGTGGCTTTCATAAGAATTAAGTGCAATGACTATATTGTATTGAATTATCCTTTTTGTTATTTATTAGGTAACTGAAAATGTTGAAGGCATATTACTTGACGTGTCTGGGAATGGATATTTGGAGCTAAGTTCCATAGCCTTCACGAAGATGTGCAATCTTAgatttcttaaactatttgatgcTTCTTATTCCAGACAAGGACAAGTTCTGCTTCCTAGCGGCCTTGAATTTCTACCAGAAGAGCTAAGATACCTTTACTGGGAAAGATACCCTTTGAAATCCTTGCCATTAAATTTTTGCCCAAAAAATCTTGTAGAACTTCACATGCCTAGAAGCAACCTCATACAACTTTGGAATCGAGATAAGGCAAGAGTTATTGTGCTACTTTATAATTTAGCTACATTTTGTGAAGTTAATTAGCATATGCTAATTTGTTGATATTTTTATTACAGGCTCTTGGAAATTTGAAATATTTAGACCTCAGCTACTCTTTCGAGCTAACCAGAGTTCCAGACTTGTCTAGCGTTTCAAATCTTGAGGTTTTATATTTGGACGAATGTAGAAGCTTGATTGAAATTCTCAGCAGCATTGGCAAGTTGAAATGTCTAAAAGAAGTTACTCTCAATGATTGCAAAAAACTGCATAGCATTCCACAAAGCATCTGCAATCTGAAATCTCTTACAGACCTTGATATCTCATATTGTTTGAATGTCAATGGATTGCCAGAGAACATAGGGGATTTAGAATTGTTGAAGGTCCTTTATATATCTGGAAGTGGAATAAAAACATTACCATCATCCATCAATCAATAAGGAAAATTGGAAGAGTTAAGGTGTAGGGGATGTGAAGTTTTGACATTGCCTCCTTTGACAGGTTTGTCTTGTGTAAGAGTAATTGATTTAGATGACACTTGTATATTAGAAATTCCCTAGAGTCTTTGTTTTCTAGTGTCATTGGAAGAGTTATATTTAGGTGGAAACAATTTTGAGAGCATACCGGCAAGCATTAAACAACTACACAAGTTAAACTGGCTTACATTAAATGGTTGCAAAAGACTTAAATTTTTACCGGAGCTTCCATGCTTAGAAGAGTTACATGCATCGAATTGCACATCTCTGGAATCTGCATCAACATCATTCCTTTTCCAAGAAcatgaagatgaagaagaagaaaaatatctTGACTTTCGTAATTGCATCAATTTGGATAAGGGCGTATATGAGAAAGTAATGGAGGATGTATTGGAAACGCATCTGTTGAAACACAAGGTATGGTTCCCTTTCTCAAGTTTTACAAGAAACACAAAGATAagcatggattttttttttctttctttcatgaAAGAACTTACAATTTTCTCGATACAGGTTGTTAAATTATTTATAGCCGGGGATGAAGTGCCTCAAACAATGAGATACAAGAACCAGAGTGGATCTTCTCTTTCATTCATACTAGATCGGCCTCACTTGATTGGTTTATCCTTTTGTGCTGTTTTTGATCCCAAAAATTGTCCTGGTGATGATATGGCTGACATTATTTGCAAAGCCCAATTCATAGATAAATCTGGAGATAACAGTAAAAATTTTGATTTCTATTTGATGATTTTGAAAGTTGGTCTGTCATATTCAGAACATGTGTTCCTTTGGAATGAATTGTTCAACATGGAAGACAGTTTCGTTGAGGCCTCATTTCAGTTCTGCATTCACAAGGTGTCATTCAAGCCAACATATCATGAGGATTTTGATTACGAGGCTATAATTAAGTGTGGGGTACATCCTGTGTTTCGAGACGATTGTCTTTGCAGAGATAAAAAGAGAAGCAGAAATCAAGAAGATGAGGAAGACGAACCTTCacctcaaagattgaaacaagaaCAAAACCCTTCTCATACGCAGGATAAATCATGAACCTTCTCTCCAACTAAACCAAACCAGATTCAGAATGACAACAGGCAAAGGAATTTCTTATTTGGTGTTTCATCattcataatttatttactcTAACAAGTACTTGTAATCTTTTGCAGCACTACCACCACTTaataatcaatatatatatattatatttaataatttatatatattcatGACGTAATAACAAAATTAGTAAAATT carries:
- the LOC110660830 gene encoding disease resistance protein RPV1-like encodes the protein MSNLTTETRPERLKMVDQVLNITNDKKSKNKSLATRQTITKATPTNAKAIARKFTGAMARKYDVFISFRGKDIREGFLSHLFDALQRKQINTFLDENLRKGEEIPPTLLETIEDSYVSIVVFSQNYADSPWCLDELVKILECKETLGQVVLPIFYHVYPTDVQNLTGNFGEAFAFAEHREELKGYLDKVDKWLHALTEISNLSGWDSRNIKSECKLVEKIANDVSEKLRHASSSDSYNDNLVGIDSRVKKVESLLCIESTNDKRAIGIWGMGGIGKTTIAGEVFSRIMAKFDGHYFVDNVREEMRKQRPIVLRDKIIHQLLGDKNLYINTPKLHAFIRRRLKNKKVVIVFDDVDDPNHLKLLAGECALYHNGSRIIVTSRDRHVHKNVCPEDYIYEVEKLNYDEDLCLFSLYAFKQNHPKKGYVNISKKVIAYAQGIPLALRILGSTLYDKEIEEWESELEKLKDIPDMNIQAVLKISYDGLERHEKSIFLDIACLLKEELKDRVERILEGCDFFPRRAISHLIDKSLVTDSNGRMGMHDLLQQMGKDIIYEESKQLGERSRLWKYKDICHVLTTNAVTENVEGILLDVSGNGYLELSSIAFTKMCNLRFLKLFDASYSRQGQVLLPSGLEFLPEELRYLYWERYPLKSLPLNFCPKNLVELHMPRSNLIQLWNRDKALGNLKYLDLSYSFELTRVPDLSSVSNLEVLYLDECRSLIEILSSIGKLKCLKEVTLNDCKKLHSIPQSICNLKSLTDLDISYCLNVNGLPENIGDLELLKLPCLEELHASNCTSLESASTSFLFQEHEDEEEEKYLDFRNCINLDKGVYEKVMEDVLETHLLKHKVVKLFIAGDEVPQTMRYKNQSGSSLSFILDRPHLIGLSFCAVFDPKNCPGDDMADIICKAQFIDKSGDNSKNFDFYLMILKVGLSYSEHVFLWNELFNMEDSFVEASFQFCIHKVSFKPTYHEDFDYEAIIKCGVHPVFRDDCLCRDKKRSRNQEDEEDEPSPQRLKQEQNPSHTQDKS